In the Lytechinus variegatus isolate NC3 chromosome 17, Lvar_3.0, whole genome shotgun sequence genome, attataacACCAACATAAAaggaagatggtcctgaaaagtcactcactatttgttgtgatgtcaataatgtgatctggatcagttttacaaactctgaataagtttttgAGCTTGGGGAGGCAGTCCAACtttcaacaccaaggccaacaccagATTTGAAATTAcccattgggtgatttcaagctTGGTGTTGATGTTGGGACAAAACAAGTACCAGCTGTAACACTAAACCTTAAAATGAAGCTGGTGTTGGGAGATTATTGCATCTATAGGGGGATTTCATGTTTGATGTTGGAAGCTTTTGTTGATGTTATAGAGAAATTTACATCAGGTAGAATACCAAACCTGAAATGTAACTGATGCTGGAATCAATATCACAAGTGCTTAACTAATAATTAGTTTGGAAAATTACAATAAAGtgtgaattatttttatcttattcATGAAGAATATCATTGCAAAGAGTGtgcaattcaaagaaataatgtTCAGATGCCTCAAACAATACCGTATTTAAAGCACATTATGACATGAAAAGCCAAATTAATTTGGTCGCACAATTGTATATGATCTGATAAATCTATTctttacagtgtttttttttaaattctcagTAGAATTTGATCAATTTCTGATCATTATTGGTGATTTCAATTCTTGCAGCAGAAATTGATTATAATGtgcattataataaatatttcccAAACACTTCGAGACAGACTTCCGCAGTGCAATTTCAAAACCAGGGTCCCATAACAAAAAGGTTAGTGATcgatcgtatgcttgatttttacgattgattgtacattgtggtcaatgcagcaatcaatcgcaaagaTATTCTTCTaagatgattgctaagctttgtgttacggtcCCAAACCCATGAAACACAGAGATGTGCGATCAGTCTCTGAAGTGACAATGGCCAAACAAGATCTTTGTTGTTTGGCAAATTATTATCAAAACTCTTTTAATATTAGAAACCAATTCTCTCATATTTGCTATCCATCGCAGACCTTTGTGTTACAGTCCCAAAGCCCATAAAACAGagatttgcgatcaattgctgAAGTGACAATGGCCTAACGGAATCTTTGTTGCCTGGCGAATTTCGTCAGAACTCTTTTAATATCAGAAACCAATGCTCTCATATTTGCTATCCATCGCagacctttgtgttacaggggttAATTACCAATTGGTCTCCACCCATTTCGTCTACATTCCAGTTGGTCTCCAATTTACCATTTTGTATACTTTCCACTTTCTCTAtacccattttgtctaatatccacttggtcaAACACCACTTCATCTACAATAGATGAGCTGTTTAGTAATCAAACTTTCACTTGACAAAGCATAAAATAAGTAGTAGGCTAAGTGTAAAATGGACCGCCTGGCCTGGGTATTAGACTAAACAAGAATAAGATATAAAggtctgtattctgaagtccgaTATTACTTAtgccatggtctaactctgtgctgaaaattatgggaagccaaaaatgtttaaagaaaatctacattgtatatatttataaagtTTTCGGTGTTCATTCGTCATGctttaatgatgaagaaatcTGTTTTAGTTCTTCTAGATAGTTCTAAATTATATGAGTGTTCattaatactaaataggttcattattgcggatttaataatcgctagagggtattcatttgtctcgcaatctactatggtcaacaaggtaATTCGTGATCActtttttgcgagagtgatcacgaatttccttgttgaccatagtagattgcgagacaaatgaataccctctagcgactATAGGAGTGTTGTTTGAGCTGATGAATTAAACCTGTAGAGATTTTTGTCAAAATGGGCAATCCATAGTTAAACCGCAACTTTTAACCAGTTTGAATTAagcccgacttcagaatacgggccaatggaTACTAGACCAAGTgcagtgtagaccaaatgggtttagtcTAAGTGGTATAAGACTGAGAGATCAACCAACAGCTTGCAGGCAAAGAGAATAATAACCCAGTATGTCATGCCCAGTTCATCTCAGATGCGACATTCACTTGATAATTTACACTGCAGTCATTTCACTGCTGTACTGGTATGTAATAAACTCTTCAATTATTAAAATCTGCCTCGCTTTGTTGTATGTTCTGACCCCCACCCCTTTGTTTGAAACTGCTTTGAATGTAGAAATCTTCAGAAAATATTACTCAATGGACCATTGGAAAATCGGTGATAAATAATGATCACCAATAAGGAATAAGATATAGTAGAGAGAGACAGGGGGTGGGGGCAACAGAAAGAGAGAAGTGTCTGGGGAAGAGTGAAACTATAATAGAAAAGAGATAGGAAGATCATGAAATGGggaaaaacaggaaaaatattcaaatagatAACGACTACAAAAAGGTATGAATAGTTACATTGTTATCTTTGAACTGTTTATACTGGATTAATGTTTTTTAAAGAGCCTTTTTAGTCagcttgtgaaataaagatgaattaaATAGCCAAATGAGTTTGTATTACCAAACAAATCCCACATTACCTTAAGCTACCCTCAATTGCAACTCgctcttaaagataaattccagtttggGTAATGAtctaaatgactttttacagaatccaatataatgaccaccaaagtttctgtttgtatgaataaaaaatctgccaaaggattctggaagaaattgtgtaattgctgagaaataagcaaaataactGCGGAATTGGTCACTtctgtcgggtctttattccagcaattaTAATACAGTtccatgtgtgcctatctgtgttggcaatctttagtgtgatcgtatttcagcttagattttatgatttcacaaagttcagttaatgtaactaccagatctagatccacgatatagtcatacttaaccttggttttacagactttctcacggaattagtgttttactgcaactactatcatttagctttaaaccAAATTGTTGATCTGGGCCCCGTGACAaaaagcttagcgattgatctttgagctgatttttaaaattgatttcattgataACTGTGTATGATCACTCATAAAAATAAGTCCAAAGATCAATAACCAATAGAGCTTTGAAGAATaagtgtttttaaaaagaaataaaatacaaaaaaataaatcaattaaaacacTCATTGCAACATCAAATATCCATAACAGATTTATTATTAGTACTTTCCATTAGTATTTATTCACAATTTAACATTAAATAATCCTGTGCAACAAGAAAGAAATTGAGTATTCCTTTTGTAATGCAACATCAAACTGAATACAACTAGAGGGATTTTAGAATGCACACGTCTGCCACGGACAGACTAATGAATTTTCACATGACTTTTCTTACCTTTAAACTTTCAATTCCCAAATCTACTCAGATTATCTTCTCTCACATCTGCATACACAAggcaaatttcaaattgaaccctttaacatgaatttatcaaaacatatatttttaggCATATAAAGGACCATTATGTCCTTTGAACTGATACCCTAATATGCTATCAGATCATTGACATACCCATAAATAAACCAGGTTTGAAGTTTATCCTGTGACAGGTTCAACAGTTTTGAGAACAAGATGTTTTCAAACTATCTCggagacctttgaccttgataccCCTATAAAACTAATCACTCTAATGATATGCATACTTGGACCAAGTTTAAGTTGATCTGtccaacattttttgttgttgcatgaAAGAAAACGGGAGACAAACATCCAAACCTGAAACATAATTCCTATAGCAACCTCCTACCTAGGGTGGAGGCATGAGCATTAACATCTTACATGTAGGCTATAGATCAATAGCAAATCAACTGGTGTATGATGTAGCTATTTGACATCACAAAACGAAAGCCTGATCAGAAATGACACGACAGATTCAGAGAAATGGAGGttgcgcgatagctcagtcagGAGTGCAGGGTTTTGGACTCTAGTGACCCAGGTTCGATTCCCTATTGGTGCGCTGGTGCCCTTTGGTAAGACATttaaatcctcattaccagATCCCTTgaagaggaccttaagccgtcgggcccctggttgcttgcttacaagcattcatgctttcgtagcaatcaggtaaaaaaaatcactaccaaGTGGTTACCATTACTGACATGCAATGAGGCATAACAAGGCATGAATAATACCTCGGACACATTTTCCTTACGGCAGTTGTACAGCAAGTTGAAAACGGCcgtttaacttttttttgtaccTGCTCAAATGTGTACCAATccaatattataaaaaaatatttctagtCAGAGTTCATCAATGCATCATTATGTTTACTATATTAAGTGATTGAAATCCAAAAATTTCATGTTGTTTATGATGAGACTAGCATGGCAGACAATTTCCACTCAAAAGacaaagttgaaaaacaaatacAGAAGCAAACTATATaccaataaaatacatagaaaCTTACATAGGACATACTGAAATGTCACTTTGTGCTATCAAATCCGATCAAATCCTCATTTCAAGTCTTTCTTGCTATCATGATGACCAttgaaaaatgagaatattcagacattttatttttacaattcaCTTATCATTCATGATTGATTCAAACCATGGTTGCATCACAACACATGTGTGGCTACTAATAGCCTGCATGCACAAACCCATGGTTTTTGCATTGTGCGCAATGCAGAGTCTGACATAGGAGACTAGATTCACTCATGTACAGTGCCTGCTTGACACAGCCAAGACGCTTTGAAGCTTGGTCTCTATCATAGACACAGAATAATTTCTTAAGCAGTCAAATTTGAGTCTTTGATAGTAGACTAGAGTATTACTACTGTAAGACCATGgagctaatagctctatggtaagACCGATAACATACCAACTTATCCTACAATGCAGTAATAAATGAATATCCAAATTTGCAACaataatggcccgaattcacaaaggtggttttgaaaacccacggttgagtccatggtttatgcagatttcctgtataaattacgcgtAATTTAGCGcctatcgggcgcgtgtataaaacatgtccatgCTGATGcccgcttttgtcacagtgcgccaaactgacgcctgttaccatggttagatacgctattttattcatgagtccactgtttgaagagtggacttatgaataaaaacagtggactcatgaataaaatagcgttgataaccacggcaacaggcgtcaatttggcgccctgtgacaaaagcgcgcatcagaaTTGGACATTCTTCATAcatgcgcccgatacgcgctaaattaagtgtaatttataaaggaaatctgcataaaccgtgGACTCAACCGtcggttttcaaaaccacctatGAGAATTCGGGCCCATGTCTGTTATAATAGCGATTCACATCAAGATTGATATCAGGAAAGACAGAGCCTTATATAAATAACAGAAAAGCAAAGGCCCGTTTCCAAGCTCCTACCAATTGTACATCCATCATCAAACtgaatatgtaaagaaaatcTTGGTGAATCCACATCTAGTGATTGTACATGAACATTTAACAATGTGAATAAGAAAATATCAGATGAATTCATGATTAGCGATCGTACATGTCTGCACAAGACATGAATGAGGTTGATTTGAGCGAGCTACTGTCTCATCTCTTAAACACACAATTCACGAGTCAAGATGCCGGTCTTGAACAAAGCTACCAGAATGTCTTCCTCCAGCAAGAGATGCGTTTGAATCAAACTTTGCTCCCAGCGAACTGTCATTCTGTCACACCACGTTCGTTGAAGTTCATCTCTGAAAGGCCACAGACATCGATACAAAGTTTGAGTTTAAGTCCTTTAAAGTTTGTCACAGAGAGCTTCCTCATCTTCTGCGCTTGGAGGAAGGCGTCTCTGTGGGTGTACCGGCTTGCCGTGTCCTCTTCCTCTTCGGCgagttgtctttctccgacgGTGTCCCGGCAGCGATGCCGCTCGGCGTTCCAAACTTCATGGAGGATTTGGCCGAGTCTGATTTGGTgcctgaaaataaatttatcaacaaaaattaatcataataaaagctctttaaagataaatgaaagtagttgcagtaaacaatgatttcacgagaaagtgtgtgaaaccatgcttaattgtcactatattaTCGAGGATCTAggtctggtacagttacataaactgaactttgtgaaatcttgaaatctacgctgaataatgttcacactgaagatcaccaacacagataagcgcatgtgggacagtgtattattattgctttgaatgtcggccccatgcttgacccgaatcccgtgcttatttgctaatttctcagcaattacacaatgtcttccagaatcctttgacacatttttcatttatacaaacagatactttggtggtcatttcattggattctgtacgaactcattttgaaatcgtgaCAActgaaatttatctttaatacagCATATCACCACTTGCCGAAGGAATTAAAAATTTCTCTCTTCTTGCCCTTATTTGAATGAAAGTTCATGTATCTGCTTTCtgagatttttttcttataaaatgaCTTACCAAATTCAGTTCAATTCCCAGAATTGAATCAGGTTGTCAGGttgagggtgtcaaaaacactttgaaaaagggtatctatttctctaggtaagctacgtgtttagggtcaaatttcgGAGGATATAATTAAGACTAaagtgttttataaaggatgtattacatgttttgatttcaatttgcgcgaggtgtgggcGGTTGGGCCGTATACCATGAAggtaaaggtaaagccgacgatcgacgtccgtgacataactaaaatatcgctgtacttgtttaggggtatATTTAcggggaatacttgccaaggttATCGTTTTGTTTACAATACTTGtgaagggtagggtttcacacccCAATTCTTgtttaggggtgcattttcagaatggtcgcgcatggtatccacctgtcaatggaagtgccccccccccttggggtGGAATGAGACCAAATATAATTCGACAAGGCGGGTGTAGACCAAACAGGAAGAAGACCTAGTGTGTAGACCAAAGGGCAGAATGACCATACTGACTTACTATCGTGTGATGAAGATGAGAAACCCTTGAAAGGTTCTCCGGACTTGCTTCTCTGTTGCATCATCTCTTGAAATTCATTCGTCGGTAAAGAGAAGTCCACCTCCTTGTTCGGGAACGGCAAGATCTCGGACTCGTGCTGGTGGGAAGTAAAACAGtgaaaaatatgacaataataataataacggtatatttacccggggtagccacttcagttccgaaaactgttacaccagcgggccctgccattattattacccggctaggCTAGGCTAccgattcaggtgcacacagctttttgaggaatatGTTAAACTACATACATGTGTTCTTTGCCAAAACAAAATCTAGGGAAACAACAGAAATTTGTTCTGGATAATCTGATACAAAATTgctatgatcattattattatatgcaaGGTTGAATTACAACATAGAACCAGGTACGAAACATACTgggtaaaacaaaatgattgttGCAAATTTGAGGACTCACCAATGCAAGAAGAGAGCATCCAGATTTTTACttgtgttacatgtatattagattTCTTTTCAAACTATGTGTCGAATTgggaaagaaatattattgCCAACTTGAGGACTTAATGTACATGAACTAATCGAGATATCCAATAACATTACTTCTTTTATATAcatattggatttttcttttcaaactaTGTACCAAACTGGGAAAGAAATATTATGGCCAATTTGCCCAATTGAGTTATCCAGATTTTGACTTGTGTTATATTGAAAGGGTTCGCGCTGACGACCACAACACTGACACGACTCACGAGGGCTGCGGTTTCATTGAACTCTTTTATTCACCAAAGGAAAACAGCCTCGGTCAGACACTAATTCTGCATTTTGCTTCAACATCTAAAGTAAAATTGTACATCAAGGGAAGTCCTTGCAGAAGTCTTCTCTACTTCAAAATTAAACTTCCTTCTGTAGGGACAAGTCTCCTCCTCAACAACAAGCAGTGGGAATCCCCTGGCTACTGCCAGTGTCATGGGTCACTGGACTCTCTCCCTAGCTAACAATAAAAGTGCAATGGTGCACATCATAGTATAAAAGCATCCCTAAAGGGGGTACATGAATTGGCATTACTGCTACTCCAAAAAAGGCGGGAAAGAATTAGCCAATgagcagagagggagagagtaagTCAAAGTTGATAGAAGTacagagaggaagaaagagtaaattagagagtcaaaaggggcctaaagATAAAGTTGGCAGatataatgtgaaatataaGTTTATTATACACTTTATATTCAAATGCTACAtgtactgaaatgaaataataaaacatagtaTCATTTTAActaataatatcattttaaataataaaacatagtaTCATTTTAACTAGATTTTTTTAGAGAAATATACAAGGAAAATCCAATTTACAACAATATCatactggatttttttttcaagctatGTATCACATTAGGAAAGAGATAAAATTGTCAATTTGAGGACTCACCAATGCTTGCATATCATAGAGGGTATCCAGATGATCCCAGATCTGCTTAGAGGTCACCTGACGACCTGTGGCTTGGTTGAACTTCTCATGGATACACATCATCTGAAAATTCTTGTTTACACCTGTGTATAGCACAAAGAGAGATATTTTGTACAACCTTGTTTACAtgtgatcggcttttggttcagaaccgcgagccgatgcagaatcggcttttggtttatcTTGCATCACATTTACACGCttcatcggctcgcggttcagaatcggcttttggggcaaaaacctgaaatgatccacgcaacaatatacgtcataataaagacaagtACGTCATAAcggtaaagtaaatgaaatacgcgccaattgccgatgcagaattggctttctgtttatacgtacatgtagtaaaaaagccaattctgcatcggctcgcggttctgaacggCTCACGGTTCtgaacctactactttggtggtgcaaaattgcaGATTCTGAACTGagagccgatgcaagttaatcgcgtttacacacTATGAAAAAGCTGATAAAAAAGCCGATCACATGTAAACACGGTGTGTTTCAAATAAAGTAATCCATTATTAGAGGGGCGATGTTCCATGCTCATTTGTTTTTGCTGGTCATACGTAACATGTAACTAAAGATGAACTCTCCATCTTTCCAATGTTTATTGAGTAAATTGCAAATCAAGATGACAGGTACAGAGTccataaaatgaaagaagactGTTTTGTGAATGCTGTCCCACAGCATTCAATAGGGTTGCGTGCAATGATGTGCGACTCCTTTGAAAGCATCCACTCAGTCTTTCATCTGCAGAaaaaaacttggaaaaaaatgattttgtacCCGACGACTTTGTTTGTAATTTATTCAGATATACAAGCTTTACATTTGTGATTCAAGAGAGGTATTATTGTAAAGAAGAGGATTTCGTCTTTACTTATAATGTATGAACAACAGAAACAAATGGGCATGAACATGGCCCTCTAAAAATggattacatgtaccttttatTTGAAACACGCTGTATAACATGGATCCTAATGATATGATTGTGGTTGCACATGTAAGTTCCCTTTCATATATTTGGCCTAAATGTAAATTTACTAGATTGGTGACAAGTCTGT is a window encoding:
- the LOC121431459 gene encoding MRG/MORF4L-binding protein-like, with product MCMQILNRYRETLVAEKQAKMAIGKMSGESVKATGEDLVWNTELEVSLFYAMRGHKPVGVNKNFQMMCIHEKFNQATGRQVTSKQIWDHLDTLYDMQALHESEILPFPNKEVDFSLPTNEFQEMMQQRSKSGEPFKGFSSSSHDSTKSDSAKSSMKFGTPSGIAAGTPSEKDNSPKRKRTRQAGTPTETPSSKRRR